A genomic window from Indicator indicator isolate 239-I01 chromosome 10, UM_Iind_1.1, whole genome shotgun sequence includes:
- the PDE4B gene encoding cAMP-specific 3',5'-cyclic phosphodiesterase 4B isoform X3, whose amino-acid sequence MPEANYLLSVSWGYIKFKRMLNRELTHLSEMSRSGNQVSEYISNTFLDKQNDVEIPSPTQKDREKKKKQQLMTQISGVKKLMHSSSLNNTSISRFGVKTEKEDHLAKELEDLNKWGLNIFNVARYSHNRPLTCIMYAIFQERDLLKTFKISSDTFVTYMMTLEDHYHSDVAYHNSLHAADVAQSTHVLLSTPALDAVFTDLEILAAIFAAAIHDVDHPGVSNQFLINTNSELALMYNDESVLENHHLAVGFKLLQEEHCDIFQNLTKKQRQTLRKMVIDMVLATDMSKHMSLLADLKTMVETKKVTSSGVLLLDNYTDRIQVLRNMVHCADLSNPTKSLELYRQWTDRIMEEFFQQGDKERERGMEISPMCDKHTASVEKSQVGFIDYIVHPLWETWADLVQPDAQDILDTLEDNRNWYQSMIPQSPSPPLEEQGRDCQNLMEKFQFELTLEEEDSDGPEKDSESLGYFSNTKTLCMADPGEEDAQREANIEIVTEDTSPVDT is encoded by the exons ATGCCTGAAGCAAACTATTTGCTGTCTGTATCCTGGGGTTATATTAAG ttcaagaggatgCTGAACCGGGAGCTGACACACCTCTCCGAGATGAGCCGCTCCGGCAACCAGGTGTCCGAGTACATTTCCAACACCTTCCTGG ACAAGCAGAATGATGTGGAGATTCCTTCTCCCActcagaaagacagagagaagaagaaaaagcagcagctcatgACACAGATCAGTGGAGTGAAAAAACTAATGCACAGTTCAAGCTTAAATAACACCAGCATCTCACGATTTGGtgtcaaaacagaaaaggaggacCATCTGGCCAAG GAACTGGAAGATCTGAATAAGTGGGGCCTCAACATCTTCAACGTGGCGAGGTACTCCCACAACCGGCCGCTCACCTGCATCATGTACGCCATATTTCAG GAGCGAGATCTGCTGAAAACCTTCAAGATCTCATCAGACACGTTTGTGACGTACATGATGACGCTGGAAGACCACTACCACTCAGACGTGGCTTACCACAACAGCCTCCATGCTGCTGATGTTGCCCAGTCCACCCATGTTCTGCTCTCTACCCCTGCACTGGAT GCTGTCTTCACTGATTTGGAAATCCTTGCTGCCATTTTTGCAGCTGCAATCCATGACGTGGATCATCCTGGGGTCTCCAATCAATTTCTCATTAATACAA ATTCTGAACTAGCCCTGATGTACAACGATGAGTCTGTCTTGGAGAACCACCATCTGGCTGTGGGCTTCAAACTGCTTCAAGAGGAGCACTGTGACATCTTCCAGAACCTGACCAAGAAGCAGCGTCAGACACTCAGGAAGATGGTGATTGACATG GTATTGGCAACAGATATGTCCAAGCATATGAGCCTGTTAGCTGACCTGAAGACTATGGTGGAAACCAAGAAAGTGACCAGTTCAGGAGTCCTCCTTCTGGACAACTACACAGACAGGATACAG GTTCTCCGCAATATGGTGCACTGTGCGGACCTGAGCAACCCCACCAAGTCTCTGGAGCTGTACCGGCAGTGGACAGACCGGATCATGGAGGAGTTCTTCCAGCAGGGAgacaaggagagggaaagaggaatggaaatCAGCCCAATGTGTGACAAACACACGGCATCGGTGGAGAAATCACAG GTTGGATTTATTGACTACATCGTCCACCCCCTATGGGAGACGTGGGCTGACCTGGTGCAACCTGACGCCCAGGACATCCTGGACACGTTGGAGGACAACAGGAACTGGTACCAGAGCATGATACCTCAGAGCCCATCTCCTCCActtgaggagcagggcagggactgtcaGAACCTGATGGAGAAGTTCCAGTTTGAACTGacgttggaggaggaggattcAGACGGGCCGGAGAAGGACAGCGAGAGCCTCGGCTACTTCAGCAATACAAAGACACTCTGCATGGCCGACCCAGGGGAAGAGGATGCCCAGAGGGAGGCAAACATAGAGATTGTGACAGAAGATACATCTCCTGTGGACACATAA